Proteins encoded in a region of the Onthophagus taurus isolate NC chromosome 10, IU_Otau_3.0, whole genome shotgun sequence genome:
- the LOC111420433 gene encoding DNA excision repair protein ERCC-1, whose protein sequence is MDDSLIDLAKHFEDDFPINEPLKANQVISSDNSESEKPTTSKSTINPHCLLVNPKQRGNPILKSITNVPWEYDAIIPDYQMGLTTCALFLSLRYHNLNPDYIHERLKLLGKSFELRVLLVQVDIKDYDFALKNLTRICILADMTLILAWSPEEAGKIIETYKIYENKPADYIKEQSESSPYLQLIQALTTIKPLNKTDAMTLITKFKTLEGILKASEYQLSECPGFGPRKAKKLYLTLRESFCK, encoded by the exons atggATGATTCTTTAATTGATTTAGCAAAGCATTTTGAAGACGATTTTCCCATTAATGAACCATTAAAAGCGAACCAAGTAATCAGCTCCGATAATAGTGAAAGCGAAAAACCAACAACTTCTAAATCTACAATAAATCCGCATTGTTTACTTGTTAATCCGAAACAACGTGGTAATCCTATATTGAAATCAATCACGAATGTGCCTTGGGAATATGATGCCATCATTCCTGATTATCAAATGGGATTAACAACTTGTGCATTGTTTCTTTCGTTGCGTTACCACAATTTAAACCCAGATTATATCCAcgaaagattaaaattattagggAAATCTTTTGAATTACGTGTGTTATTAGTGCAGGTTGATATAAAAGATTAtgattttgcattaaaaaatttaacgaGGATTTGTATATTAGCTGATATGACTTTAATATTGGCTTGGAGTCCAGAAGAAGCTGGtaaaattattgaaacttATAAGATTTATGAGAACAAACCAGCTGATTATATTAAAGAACAAAGCGAATCTTCTCCTTATTTACaa ttaatTCAAGCTTTAACTACCATTAAGCCGTTAAATAAAACTGATGCAATGACTTTaatcacaaaatttaaaacattggAAGGAATCTTAAAAGCGAGTGAATATCAATTAAGTGAATGTCCTGGATTTGGACCTAGAAAAGCTAAGAAATTGTATTTAACTTTACGTGAAAGTTTTTGTAAATGA
- the LOC111420435 gene encoding uncharacterized protein, translated as MRFQFCVYFVIFGVIGFVNCLKNDDANVEIELPPASDIEESDLKEIDLTPELSLLENIESVPNTVEPQLVDLQPTDSPLLPNYEEADDMEYGGYFENRTVYTYNDSVLLHEEEESKEKSETKPQAEMKLSDPIQSNLKYNVEWIESADENTVDIDVVRSRPLNVVETWPWILTMTVVGTMFVLVLVGSMICYKLLTKRYNNREKLINEEDMIDPNDMKNFSL; from the exons gtttaaaaaatgatgatgCTAATGTTGAAATTGAGTTACCACCTGCGAGTGATATTGAAGAATCTGATTTAAAGGAAATTGATTTGACTCCag aattaTCGTTGTTGGAAAATATTGAGAGTGTTCCTAACACGGTGGAACCACAACTTGTGGATCTCCAACCCACAGATTCTCCATTACTTCCTAATTATGAGGAAGCTGATGATATGGAATATGGGGGTTACTTTGAAAATCGTACAGTTTATACGTACAACGATTCAGTTTTACTtcacgaagaagaagaatcgAAGGAGAAATCTGAAACGAAACCACAAGCGGAAATGAAACTTTCTGACCCTATCCAAAGTAACCTCAAGTATAACGTTGAATGGATTGAGAGTGCAGATGAGAACACCGTTGACATTGACGTTGTTCGTTCGCGACCTTTAAACGTGGTTGAAACGTGGCCTTGGATTCTTACCATGACTGTTGTAGGGACCATGTTCGTTCTTGTACTTGTTGGGAGTATGATTTGCTATAAATTATTAAC aaaaaggTATAATAATCgagaaaaattgataaatgaGGAAGATATGATTGACCCTAatgatatgaaaaatttttct ttataa
- the LOC111420438 gene encoding zinc finger SWIM domain-containing protein 8 homolog produces the protein MRGAAADDDDHKGPPLREGQARCFAAPLLSGGSFVRKVAGAGGLGASGTGGAADVPAALLDWEDGDRFSFEDSDRFEEDSLCSWSSEPESVCNNWRGWKKPVNASASYTFGTNGKKTVDDLPSLTELAAKCVASHIPFELVEHVYPPVPEQLQLRIAFWSFPDNEEDIRLYSCLANGSADEFARGELQHRSQCVKDPLQIGFHLSATVIGQPNRTGDHNVAVTFDRRRISSCNCTCNSSAYWCSHVVAVCLTRIHWPHLVTLRAPVSESLSRLHRDQLQKFAQYLISELPQQILPTAQRLLDELLGSQPSVINSVCGAPDPTAGASISDQTSWYLDVKALHGNIKKILIKFCVPAPIVFSDVNYLSTTAPPAAAEWTSLLRPLRGREPEGMWNLLSIVREMFKRNDRNAIPLLEIITKECMACEQILLWWFNTKVALLNGGSGYGGSGGGKHNNVNSNTHASQHACSSLCDEVVVLWRLAALNPGLSPQERDMLHSQFTTWHLKINEKVSKCRNSTSSQSNGNKNGSLKTDLEVFTGFKPAIEACYLDWDDYPMPGITYTEDSNPMYHCPFTCFRHNGDSKTETTTQVNSSKAVLNCEHLHSSSIRAFSHHHHNNMNNINKTRPHFDYIDVDLLRIPPDLDYRNCRGVGLSRDGNRSSVSSEGFCENEDEMRLCKRRGFLLNSLDRDSQEGNGSDSGSTSSSSNQDTATSLQQSSSVSEDSDSKNVPSASSVVKKNEECEEGIIVQNFSRRASKDESSSSNSGDEYNVYYYNAKDVSGSSEQQKDLKTAEDSENKTIFGGIRKSDDPWDVLFARAEGLHAHGHSREACTLAVKLAEELLANPPDLMIDIPHIPKKKGRKQVNPASHQLSCLASATLSKCAFLCSVLSENPEHYHIAFRMGMFGLEMARPPASTKPLEVKLANQESDLVNLLKKIPLGYREMDIIREKAQQLKEGSLKSRGEALLPIMLASFIFDALVMPSFVGRDRNRVLNLRLGTDEPLGFEAAVAALGLKANVSEADHPLLCEGTRRQRGDLAITLLVFYKDDAWKIARIMERLLDKDVHQLLKTPIISSYYTSNPPVRRQVYNFHREDNDKVIPLNSFIPPTEMMSHDISNSRPHSSTSAEVEQGIAALSLGPTTSTVPTQTPSVQITRTKESRYKGKRAYPSIPNQPSEAGAHFMFELAKTVLTKAGGNSSTSLFTTTTSSQNHHGPNRALHMCAFQLGLYALGLHNCVSPNWLSRTYSSHVSWITGQAVEIGAAAISFLIDTWEGHLTPPEAANMADRASRGSDPNTVRAAAELALSCLPHAHALNPNEITRAILQCKEQSDIMLEHACLTVENAAKGGGVYPEVLFQVAKYWYELYVHHTPGGDQIIENDVPHDPLLDGHGQLVLIEPGPEILPPQNPTPVVVTTAPPQPYQHPAITTLAAPIGVSMPYAVAPYSFTVQGIHPQLSYGGPIHPHAVQLHQPGHVQMYLSPPQYQYPPHTANQQFSNSPQQNYPPIQTNLPPSIQNGSPQYQQPNYGPPPTQATSFQNIPPNPTTPMQYYGTAVTIAQSANMRSAPVYPLSLPPGGGNIVQQPPAQAAVRQPHRQQQFTQIQLRYLLSAYGAGMLAMETLSRRVHDDRPQAKYARNPPYGEDVKWLLRISRHLGTQYLQQYCLCAVNSLVSPFVLYDVAIESAQYLGRHNPGMVMQHLRTTLLSLIQKCQQMYIQCMHQKLYHLTSADYEDFVSIVCAARAAFQITPEGSTQFKEWLQSIKRSKSCKKDLWTQINTALQANGK, from the exons ATGCGGG GAGCCGCGGCCGACGACGACGACCATAAAGGGCCTCCTTTGCGAGAGGGTCAAGCAAGGTGTTTCGCGGCTCCCCTTCTTTCAGGGGGCTCCTTTGTCCGAAAGGTGGCGGGTGCGGGGGGCCTCGGCGCGAGCGGCACGGGCGGCGCGGCCGACGTGCCCGCGGCCCTACTTGACTGGGAGGACGGCGACCGGTTCAGCTTCGAGGATTCGGATCGTTTCGAAGAGGATTCCCTGTGCAGCTGGAGCTCAGAACCCGAAAGCGTTTGCAACAATTGGAGAGGATGGAAGAAACCTGTCAATGCATCGGCCTCCTACACTTTCGGTACCAACGGAAAGAAGACCGTCGACG acttACCATCATTAACAGAGCTCGCCGCAAAATGCGTTGCTTCTCATATTCCCTTCGAATTGGTAGAACACGTGTATCCCCCTGTTCCGGAACAATTACAGCTGAGGATAGCTTTTTGGAGCTTTCCGGACAACGAGGAAGATATTCGATTATATTCTTGTCTTGCTAACGGATCGGCTGATGAATTTGCAAGAGGAGAACTTCAACATCGGAGTCAATGTGTTAAAGATCCTTTGCAAATAG gtTTCCATTTAAGTGCAACAGTTATAGGACAACCAAATCGCACTGGCGATCATAACGTAGCGGTAACATTCGACAGACGACGAATATCATCTTGTAATTGCACGTGTAATTCATCTGCTTATTGGTGCTCACATGTTGTAGCTGTTTGTCTGACAAGGATACATTGG cCTCATCTGGTGACTTTAAGAGCCCCTGTGTCTGAGTCGTTATCGCGATTACATCGGGATCAACTACAAAAGTTTGCCCAGTATCTTATCAGCGAGCTACCCCAACAAATCCTGCCGACTGCGCAGCGATTATTAGACGAACTTCTTGGTTCACAACCTTCGGTTATTAATTCTGTGTGTGGTGCTCCTGATCCAACCGCTGGGGCGTCGATCAGCGATCAAACTTCGTGGTATTTAGATGTTAAAGCGTTACACGGGAACATTAAgaagattttgattaaattttgtgtACCAGCACCGATAGTTTTTAG TgatgttaattatttaagtacAACAGCCCCGCCAGCTGCTGCAGAATGGACTTCTTTATTGCGGCCACTTCGCGGACGAGAACCCGAAGGGATGTGGAATTTGTTGAGTATCGTAAGAGAAATGTTCAAGAGAAACGATCGAAATGCTATACCATTATTGGAGATAATCACCAAAGAATGTATGGCTTGCGAgcag attttacTTTGGTGGTTCAACACAAAAGTAGCTTTATTAAACGGAGGATCTGGTTATGGAGGAAGCGGCGGGGGGAAACATAATAACGTAAACAGTAATACACATGCTTCGCAACACGCTTGTTCATCGCTTTGCGATGAAGTCGTCGTTCTTTGGAGATTAGCTGCGCTAAACCCGGGTTTATCCCCGCAAGAACGCGATATGCTCCATAGCCAATTTACCACGTGGCATCTAAAGATAAACGAAAAAGTGAGTAAGTGTCGCAATTCGACTTCATCGCAATCAAATGGGAACAAAAATGGAAGTTTGAAAACGGATTTAGAAGTGTTTACTGGATTTAAACCGGCCATTGAGGCATGTTATTTAGATTGGGATGATTACCCAATGCCAGGGATAACTTACACTGAAGATAGTAATCCAATGTATCACTGTCCGTTTACGTGTTTTAGACACAATGGGGATTCAAAAACTGAAACAACAACACAAGTTAATTCAAGTAAAGCAGTTTTGAATTGTGAGCATTTGCATAGTTCCTCAATACGCGCTTTTAGCCACCACCACCATAATAATATGAATAATATCAACAAAACTCGGCCGCATTTTGATTATATCGACGTTGATTTATTAAGAATCCCTCCTGATTTGGATTATAGAAACTGTCGAGGAGTTGGATTATCAAGAGATGGAAATAGATCGAGTGTTAGTAGTGAGGGTTTTTGTGAAAACGAAGATGAAATGAGGTTGTGTAAAAGACGAGGTTTTTTGTTGAATTCTTTAGATCGGGATTCTCAAGAAGGAAATGGAAGTGATTCAGGTAGCACTAGCAGCAGTAGCAATCAAGATACGGCGACTTCTTTGCAACAATCGAGTAGTGTCAGCGAAGATAGCGACTCGAAAAACGTACCGAGCGCTTCGAGTGTTGTTAAGAAAAACGAAGAATGTGAAGAAGGAATTATAgtgcagaatttttcaaggcGAGCTTCAAAAGACGAATCTAGTTCTTCAAATTCTGGGGATGAATACAacgtttattattacaatGCCAAAGATGTTAGTGGATCGAGTGAGcaacaaaaagatttaaaaacgGCGGAAGATTCCGagaataaaactatttttggtGGTATTCGAAAATCTGATGATCCTTGGGATGTTCTTTTTGCGCGCGCAGAAGGTTTACACGCTCACGGACATAGCAGAGAAGCATGTACTTTGGCTGTGAAATTAGCTGAAGAATTATTAGCAAATCCACCGGATTTAATGATTGATATTCCACATATTCCTAAGAAAAAAGGGCGAAAGCAAGTAAATCCAGCTTCGCATCAGTTGAGTTGTTTGGCATCGGCCACTCTTTCAAAGTGCGCATTTTTGTGTTCCGTTTTATCTGAAAACCCAGAGCATTATCACATAGCTTTCCGCATGGGTATGTTTGGTTTAGAAATGGCTCGACCTCCAGCCAGTACAAAACCGTTAGAGGTGAAATTAGCTAATCAAGAAAGCGACttggttaatttattaaaaaagattccTCTTGGATATCGAGAAATGGACATTATTCGGGAAAAAGCTCAACAATTAAAAGAAGGAAGCTTAAAATCTCGTGGCGAAGCTCTCCTTCCGATTATGTTGGccagttttatttttgatgctTTGGTAATGCCATCTTTTGTCGGCCGCGATCGAAATCGGGTATTGAATCTTCGATTAGGAACAGACGAACCGCTCGGATTTGAAGCGGCCGTTGCTGCCCTTGGATTAAAAGCCAACGTTTCCGAAGCAGATCATCCGTTACTATGCGAAGGTACGAGACGACAAAGAGGTGATTTGGCAATTACTTTGTTGGTGTTTTACAAAGACGACGCGTGGAAAATCGCACGGATTATGGAGAGATTATTGGATAAGGAcgttcatcaattattaaaaacaccTATCATAAGCTCTTATTATACAAGTAATCCTCCAGTGAGGCGACAAGTTTATAACTTTCATCGTGAAGATAATGATAAAGTTATTCCGTTGAACTCATTTATTCCTCCAACTGAAATGATGTCGCACGATATAAGTAACAGTCGTCCACATAGTTCTACAAGTGCGGAAGTTGAACAAGGCATTGCTGCACTTTCATTAGGTCCTACAACATCAACAGTTCCAACACAAACGCCAAGCGTTCAAATAACACGGACAAAAGAATCCCGTTATAAAGGTAAAAGAGCATATCCTTCGATTCCAAATCAACCCTCAGAAGCGGGAGCTCACTTTATGTTTGAACTCGCAAAAACTGTCTTAACTAAAGCGGGTGGTAATAGTAGCACTTCTTTATTCACCACAACAACAAGTAGTCAAAATCATCACGGACCAAACCGAGCCCTACACATGTGCGCTTTCCAACTGGGACTTTACGCTTTGGGATTACATAATTGCGTTAGTCCTAATTGGTTAAGTAGAACTTATTCGTCACATGTATCTTGGATTACTGGTCAAGCAGTCGAAATTGGAGCTGCGGCGATTAGTTTTTTGATTGATACTTGGGAAGGTCATTTAACACCACCTGAAGCAGCGAATATGGCTGACAGGGCTTCACGTGGAAGCGACCCAAATACTGTTAGGGCAGCAGCGGAGTTAGCGTTGTCTTGTTTGCCGCACGCTCACGCGTTAAATCCTAACGAAATAACCAGAGCTATTTTACAGTGTAAAGAACAAAGTGATATTATGCTAGAACATGCTTGTTTGACGGTTGAGAATGCAGCGAAAGGTGGTGGGGTGTATCCAGAAGTTTTATTCCAAGTTGCGAAATATTGGTATGAATTATACGTCCATCATACACCGGGAGGTGAtcaaattattgaaaatgacGTTCCACATGATCCTTTGTTAGATGGCCATGGTCAACTTGTTTTGATTGAACCTGGACCGGAAATTTTACCTCCACAAAACCCAACTCCGGTTGTTGTCACGACAGCTCCACCTCAACCGTATCAACACCCGGCTATAACAACTTTAGCTGCACCTATTGGGGTTTCAATGCCATACGCTGTAGCTCCGTATAGTTTTACCGTTCAGGGCATCCACCCTCAGCTGAGCTATGGAGGCCCTATACACCCCCACGCTGTTCAGCTCCATCAACCAGGTCACGTTCAAATGTATCTTTCCCCACCACAATATCAATATCCACCCCATACAgctaatcaacaattttcaaattctcCCCAACAAAACTATCCACCCATTCAAACCAATTTACCACCATCAATTCAAAACGGATCCCCTCAATATCAACAACCCAATTACGGCCCACCGCCAACGCAAGCGACTTCGTTTCAAAATATCCCACCGAATCCGACTACTCCAATGCAGTATTACGGAACGGCGGTCACGATTGCTCAATCAGCGAACATGAGATCAGCACCGGTTTATCCACTATCGTTGCCACCAGGCGGTGGAAATATCGTCCAGCAACCCCCAGCACAAGCGGCGGTTCGCCAACCACACAGGCAACAACAATTTACTCAAATTCAACTTAGGTATTTATTATCCGCTTATGGAGCGGGGATGTTGGCTATGGAAACACTTTCAAGAAGGGTCCATGATGATAGACCTCAAGCGAAATATGCAAGAAATCCACCATATGGAGAAGATGTTAAGTGGTTATTAAGGATTTCTAGACATTTAG gtACACAATATCTTCAACAATACTGTTTATGCGCAGTAAATTCATTAGTGAGTCCTTTCGTTTTATACGATGTGGCAATAGAATCAGCCCAATACTTAGGAAGACATAATCCTGGTATGGTAATGCAACACTTAAGAACGACGCTACTGTCTCTCATACAAAAGTGCCAGCAAATGTACATACAGTGCATGCACCAAAAACTCTATCATTTAACCTCAGCTGACTACGAAGATTTCGTGAGCATAGTTTGCGCGGCAAGAGCAGCGTTCCAAATCACACCGGAAGGGAGCACACAATTTAAAGAGTGGCTCCAATCCATCAAACGATCGAAATCTTGCAAAAAGGATCTTTGGACGCAAATTAACACCGCTCTTCAAGCGAATGGTAAATGA
- the LOC111420430 gene encoding xaa-Pro aminopeptidase ApepP-like, whose product MLPNPNNFIIYSLLLGIFMIKCLDSYDPKDAFVQALEKGEKRKACSKVGLPRQPPNRFNSTSRLYELRQMMQNQIVLKKKPIDAYIITSDDEHQTQYVAPYDQRLKYISGFSGSYGIAVITLTNATLWTDGRYHLQADEQINCDWLLMRMGYSMVPSVGEWLKKNLKPGNRIGADPKIISAELWGTLKYQLDDVNVEMIEIDPNLIDVIWKDHEEEFQEKPVSIWDIQYAGLSWTEKVISVRKKMRENGADAMVITALDEIAWLLNIRGRDVPFNPFVRSYVILAQTEIYMYVNQSKLIRNKVVNYLDAAIGKGNFSVQLKDYAAFWGDLPTLTLQWQTVLLPSKCTFTEGVSQKVYSLVDKKKRLPKPSPIIFLKAVKNNIERVGMAKAHIRDAAAMCEFMAYFETRMEAGDEWDELQVANELNRIRYEQVNCSGNSFPTVVAFGSNGAQPHYEPSKTTNKIIGFNSTLVLDSGGQYYEGTTDVTRTIHLGVPTDQMKDAYTRVLIGNIDYAMLTFPSNTNPSVMDVLARASLWEAGLDYLHSTGHGIGTFSSSHEAPISISYQSTDEYLLKEGYIFTNEPGYYNQFGVRLENVLEVINKRWLQQLDSGEQFLGFEVLTLVPYEPKLINPYLLSAQQIRWLNEYNAKIRRLVGHELKIRNKSQAFYWMMSKTEPVPGSGNKNLAFIGFMCLVITNLLIT is encoded by the exons atgttaccAAATCCTAAcaacttcattatttattctcttttattgg gaatttttatgataaaatgttTGGATTCCTACGATCCAAAAGATGCATTTGTCCAAGCGTTAGAAAAAGGAGAAAAACGTAAAGCTTGTTCAAAAGTGGGCCTCCCAAGACAACCACCAAATCGATTCAACTCAACATCAAGACTTTATGAATTAAGGCAAATGATGCAAAatcaaattgttttaaaaaagaaaccaaTCGATGCTTATATTATTACTTCAGATGATGAACATCAA actCAATATGTTGCACCTTATGATCAACGTTTAAAGTATATATCCGGTTTTAGTGGAAGTTATGGTATAGCTGTAATAACATTAACTAACGCAACGTTATGGACGGATGGGAGATATCATCTCCAAGCGGATGaacaaattaattgtgattggTTATTGATGAGAATGGGTTATAGTATGGTTCCATCGGTTGGGGAatggttgaaaaaaaatttaaaacccgGAAATAGAATCGGTGCTgatccaaaaataatttctgccGAACTTTGGGGTACATTAAAATACCAACTTGATGATGTCAAcgttgaaatgatcgaaatcGACCCGAATTTAATCGATGTAATTTGGAAAGACCACGAAGAGGAATTCCAAGAGAAACCTGTTTCGATTTGGGATATTCAATATGCTG GTCTTAGTTGGACTGAAAAGGTAATTtcagttagaaaaaaaatgcgCGAAAATGGAGCTGATGCAATGGTAATAACAGCTTTAGATGAAATTGCTTGGTTATTAAACATACGGGGAAGAGATGTTCCTTTTAATCCATTCGTAAGAAGTTATGTTATTTTAGCGCAAACTGAAATTTACATGTACGTGAATCAATCGAAATTAATTCGAAATAAGGTCGTAAATTATTTAGACGCAGCAATTGGAAAGGGAAATTTTTCTGTGCA attaaaagaTTACGCAGCTTTTTGGGGTGATTTACCAACATTAACGCTGCAATGGCAAACCGTTCTTTTACCATCAAAATGTACATTTACTGAAGGTGTTAGTCAAAAAGTTTATAGTCTTGTCGACAAAAAGAAACGTCTCCCAAAACCATCACCCATCATTTTTTTGAAAGCCGTTAAAAACAACATTGAAAGAGTAGGAATGGCAAAAGCTCATATTAGAGATGCTGCTGCTATGTGTGAATTTATGGCTTATTTTGAAACAaga atggAAGCTGGGGATGAATGGGATGAACTTCAAGTTGCAAATGAATTAAATCGAATTAGATACGAACAGGTTAATTGTTCGGGAAATAGTTTTCCAACAGTTGTTGCTTTTGGTTCGAATGGAGCTCAACCACATTACGAACcaagtaaaacaacaaataaaattattgggTTTAATAGTACCCTTGTGTTGGATTCAGGAGGACAATATTATG aaGGAACAACAGATGTAACAAGAACAATCCATTTAGGTGTACCAACTGATCAAATGAAAGACGCATATACTCGAGTTTTAATAGGAAATATCGATTATGCGATGTTAACATTCCCATCGAATACAAATCCGAGTGTAATGGATGTTTTAGCAAGAGCATCTTTATGGGAAGCGGGGTTGGATTATCTCCATAGTACAGGGCATGGAATTGGAACATTTTCATCATCACATGAAG CGCCAATTTCGATATCGTATCAATCAACtgatgaatatttattaaaagaaggttatatttttacaaacgAACCTGgttattataatcaatttgGTGTTCGGTTAGAAAACGTTCTTGAAGTGATTAATAAACGATGGTTACAACAGTTAGATTCTGGAGAGCAATTTCTTGGATTCGAAGTTTTAACCTTGGTCCCATATGAgccgaaattaattaatccttaCTTATTATCAGCCCAACAa ataagatGGTTAAATGAATATAATGCGAAAATTCGTCGTTTAGTTGGACATGAacttaaaataagaaataaatccCAAGCTTTTTATTGGATGATGAGTAAAACTGAGCCAGTGCCTGGAAGTGGGAATAAAAATCTTGCTTTTATTGGATTTATGTGTTtagttataacaaatttactaattacataa
- the LOC111420431 gene encoding catalase-like, with amino-acid sequence MSYPAEFPISNQLLEYRKEHENEDNGNTTTDGGNLAVNVNTSLTIGKRGPVLLEDLDFFDIMQHFNRERIPERVVHAKGAGAFGFFEVTHDVSQYTAAKVFNGIGKRTHIAVRFSQVTFEMGSQDTTRDVRGFAIKFYTEDGTWDLVGNNTPIFFIQDSKLFPDLIHILKRNPVTHVRDWNMFWDFFSLRPESIHQLLIFYSDRGIPNGYRRMNGYGSNTFSLINKEGVLVYCKFHYLTNQGISNLEANSATLIAGQDPDYALRDLYNAIATGNFPSWNFYIQVMTQEQVQTCNFNPFDVTKVWPHSSYPLIPVGQLHLNKNPSNYFAEIEQLSFNPGSFVPGINGSPDKVLQGRLMAYSDTSRYRLGVNYLQIPVNSPNRINNFNRDGFMTIRSQGGAPNYHPNSFGGPEESVRAKLLYPSMELKGISGFYDLGFDDNFTQPRIFYQTVLDDGAKTRLIQNIVNDLKNASSFIQERQINVFKNVDSEFGRRVCVGLKKFCDFTEVDL; translated from the exons ATGTCTTATCCTGCCGAATTTCCGATTTCAAATCAATTATTAGAATACAGAAAAGAACACGaa aatgaaGATAATGGAAATACAACAACCGATGGTGGAAACCTGGCTGTTAACGTAAATACAAGTTTAACAATCGGTAAAAGAGGTCCTGTTTTGCTTGAAGATCtcgatttttttgatatcatgCAACATTTTAATCGCGAAAGGATTCCCGAACGAGTTGTTCACGCAAAAGGAGCTGGTGCTTTCGGCTTTTTTGAAGTGACTCATGATGTTTCTCAATACACCGCGGCTAAGGTTTTTAATGGTATCGGAAAACGTACTCATATAGCTGTTAGATTCTCTCAAGTAACATTCGAGATGGGGTCTCAAGATACAACCCGAGATGTACGCGGATTTGCCATCAAATTTTACACCGAAGATGGTACTTGGGATCTCGTTGGAAATAACACCccaatatttttcattcaaGATTCGAAACTATTCCCTGatttaatacatattttaaaaagaaatccgGTTACTCACGTAAGAGATTGGAATAtgttttgggattttttttcgCTCCGACCCGAATCGAtccaccaattattaattttttattccgaTCGGGGAATCCCAAACGGGTATCGACGCATGAACGGTTATGGTTCGAACACGTtctctttaattaataaagaggGGGTTTTGGTTTATTGCAAATTCCATTATTTGACTAACCAAGGGATATCAAATTTAGAAGCGAACTCCGCAACATTAATCGCCGGTCAAGATCCCGATTACGCATTAAGAGATCTTTATAATGCTATAGCAACCGGAAATTTTCCAAGTTGGAACTTTTACATTCAAGTTATGACCCAAGAACAAGTAcaaacttgtaattttaacCCGTTTGATGTTACTAAAGTTTGGCCTCACTCCAGTTATCCTTTAATCCCGGTCGGGCAACTTCATCTTAATAAAAACCCCTCAAATTATTTCGCCGAAATTGAGCAATTATCGTTTAACCCCGGAAGTTTTGTTCCTGGAATTAATGGTTCTCCCGATAAAGTTCTTCAAGGTCGCTTAATGGCTTACAGCGATACAAGTAGATATCGTTTAGGTGTTAATTACCTACAAATCCCTGTTAATTCCCCAAATCGTATCAACAACTTCAATAGAGATGGGTTTATGACAATTCGAAGTCAAGGGGGGGCTCCAAATTATCACCCAAACAGCTTTGGAGGACCCGAAGAAAGCGTCAGAGCTAAATTACTTTATCCTTCGATGGAATTGAAAGGAATTAGCGGTTTTTACGATTTAGGATTTGATGATAACTTCACCCAACcaagaattttttatcaaactgTTTTAGATGATGGCGCAAAAACGAGACTTATTCAGAATATTGTTAATGATTTGAAGAATGCTTCTTCGTTTATACAAGAAAGACAAATTAATGTCTTTAAAAACGTCGATTCAGAGTTCGGTAGAAGAGTTTGTGTggggttaaaaaaattttgtgattttacCGAAGTCGATTTGTAA
- the LOC111420427 gene encoding small ribosomal subunit protein uS11A: protein MAPRKGKVQKEEPQVSLGPQVREGENVFGVAHIFASFNDTFVHVTDLSGRETISRVTGGMKVKADRDEASPYAAMLAAQDVAEKCKALGITALHIKLRATGGNKTKTPGPGAQSALRALARSNMKIGRIEDVTPIPSDSTRRKGGRRGRRL from the exons ATGGCCCCAAGAAAAGGAAAAGTACAGAAAGAAGAACCCCAAGTTTCATTAGGACCCCAAGTCCGTGAGGGTGAAAATGTATTTGGAGTAGCTCATATTTTTGCAAGTTTTAATGATACATTTGTTCATGTAACCGATTTATCTGGTAGGGAAACTATTTCACGTGTTACCGGTGGAATGAAAGTAAAAGCCGATAGGGATGAAGCTTCTCCTTACGCCGCTATGTTAGCTGCACAG gATGTTGCTGAAAAGTGCAAAGCTTTAGGAATCACAGCTTTACACATTAAATTGAGGGCTACCGGtggaaataaaacaaaaactccCGGACCTGGAGCCCAAAGTGCATTGAGAGCTTTAGCTCGTTCTAACATGAAAATTGGTCGTATTGAAGATGTTACTCCCATTCCATCTGATTCTACACGCAGAAAGGGTGGTCGTCGTGGTAGAAGGTTGTAA